Proteins encoded together in one Apis cerana isolate GH-2021 linkage group LG4, AcerK_1.0, whole genome shotgun sequence window:
- the LOC107993927 gene encoding vacuolar protein sorting-associated protein 28 homolog isoform X1 has translation MSIAQDRPELYEEVKLYKNAREREKHDNQADLYAVVNTLQHLEKAYIRDCVTPKEYTAACSKLLVQYRAAFKQVQSDQFPTIDAFARAFRLDCPAALERIKEDRPITIKDDKGNTSKCIADIVSLFITLMDKLRLEIKAMDQLHPDLRDLVDTMNRLSILPSDFDGKEKVAEWLQTLNNMSASDELSDNQVRQLIFDLETSYNAFNKILHNSS, from the exons ATGTCGATAGCTCAAGATCGACCTGAACTTTACGAAGAAGTGAAACTTTATAAGAAtgcaagagaaagagaaaagcatGACAATCAAGCTGATCTATACGCAGTTGTGAATACATTGCAGCATTTAGAGAAAGCTTACATCAGAGATTGTGTGACTCCAAAAGAATACACGGCTGCTTGTAGCAAATTATTGGTACAATATAGAGCAGCTTTCAAAcag GTACAAAGCGATCAATTTCCTACAATAGATGCATTTGCTAGAGCATTTCGATTAGATTGCCCAGCAGCGCTCGAGAGGATCAAGGAAGACAGACCGATCACTATAAAGGATGACAAAGGCAATACATCTAAATGCATCGCGGATATCGTTTCTTTGTTCATTACGTTAATGGATAAATTACGATTAGAAATCAAAGCGATGGATCAGTTACATCCAGATTTAAGAGATCTAGTGGACACTATGAATCGATTGAGTATATTGCCAAGCGATttcgatggaaaagaaaaagttgccGAATGGTTACAAACTTTGAATAATATGTCCGCTTCCGATGAATTATCCGATAATCAAGTCAGGCAATTGATTTTCGATTTAGAAACATCTTATaatgcatttaataaaattcttcataaTTCTTCGTAA
- the LOC107993927 gene encoding protein PFF0380w isoform X2, with product MRGSFSSMVCERACARHESTSILINDNTEMHKADQNISYETKKPNHVRRLNFGQSILTLNVVKQFQGQKDGVLLIEKNVADIPYIEKGDFVHKWIETHVNYAFDSKETVLDHSSVITDHQSSITDSTRASPIFGNQCKFIREKVKLENNAVNNIENIHSNDSQNTSTKESRSSKRMRIDSNDKKKNIRRKLFDSQPITVPYESSDANVSPILVKNSYSYKRSRRKYEEENAQRKALDSIENKCVTNDTTSPLIHTNIYRSQKKVKKSPILIKNSYKRKRTEQKKKIQEKIENKYVNSDINSIDSCNSIEVSLKKKWEVLNSQKKRALLKKLEDGFKVNHLNHSKKDLESTESCSSMYKKILNIEDSPKEIKDVAKIEIETSEDEDNDSINNTVHISNDTDNDSSIRDNIEDADTDYINKNHNRNLVFPISKYTSVNSQMSDNDSDVTFFLKGEQLSHKFINERSSQKISQFSTQVTNTTDNISSQTGIIINTKTPPQETLADASVQLTVLDSCKKRRKPKKGSLLEKLQSTINRQVSFVRIWRHQLKQTIQQNTPMPCITVYVQTCITRFGRQFLNGFVVEDPLDLFSHKKENNSVKFIKIMTIPEIVGIIMSIAQDRPELYEEVKLYKNAREREKHDNQADLYAVVNTLQHLEKAYIRDCVTPKEYTAACSKLLVQYRAAFKQVQSDQFPTIDAFARAFRLDCPAALERIKEDRPITIKDDKGNTSKCIADIVSLFITLMDKLRLEIKAMDQLHPDLRDLVDTMNRLSILPSDFDGKEKVAEWLQTLNNMSASDELSDNQVRQLIFDLETSYNAFNKILHNSS from the exons TCACGTAAGAAGATTGAACTTTGGCCAATCGATCCTAACCTTAAACGTAGTTAAACAATTTCAAGGGCAAAAGGATGGTGTattgttaattgaaaaaaatgtggcAGATATACCTTACATCGAAAAGGGCGATTTTGTGCACAAATGGATAGAAACTCACGTTAATTATGCTTTCGATTCAAAAGAAACCGTGTTGGATCATTCGTCGGTCATTACAGATCATCAAAGTTCTATTACCGACTCTACGAGAGCTTCACCGATTTTTGGTAatcaatgtaaatttattagagaaaaagttaaattagagAATAATGCTGTAAAcaacattgaaaatatacattcaAATGATTCACAAAATACGAGTACTAAAGAAAGTAGAAGTAGTAAGCGTATGAGAATAGATagtaatgataaaaagaaaaatataagaagaaaacTATTTGATTCTCAACCTATTACTGTTCCGTATGAATCATCTGATGCAAATGTTTCTCCTATACTTGTCAAGAATTCTTATTCCTACAAAAGAAGCCGtagaaaatatgaagaagaaaatgctCAGCGAAAAGCCTTAGATAGCATTGAAAATAAGTGTGTTACAAATGATACGACATCCCCTTTAATtcatactaatatatatagaagtcaaaaaaaagtcaaaaaatctcctattttgattaaaaattcttacaaaCGTAAACGTActgaacaaaaaaagaaaattcaagaaaagatagaaaataagtATGTAAATTctgatataaattctatagatTCTTGTAATTCGATTGAAGTAtccttgaaaaagaaatgggaAGTCTTAAACAGTCAAAAGAAACGtgcattgttaaaaaaattagaagatggTTTTAAAGTCAATCATTTAAATCATTCAAAGAAAGATTTAGAATCTACAGAATCGTGTTCatcaatgtataaaaaaatactaaatatagaagatagtccaaaggaaataaaagatgttgcgaaaattgaaattgaaactaGTGAAGATGAAGATAATGatagtattaataatactGTACATATAAGTAATGATACTGATAATGATTCTAGCATACGTGATAATATAGAAGATGCGGATAcggattatattaataaaaatcataatcgtAATTTAGTATTTCCTATTTCGAAATACACATCGGTAAATTCGCAAATGTCCGATAATGATTCGgatgtaacattttttttaaaaggggAACAACTTTCGCATAAGTTTATTAACGAACGATCTTCTCAGAAAATCTCTCAATTTTCAACCCAAGTTACAAATACTACGGATAATATATCGAGTCAAactggaattattattaatacgaaAACACCACCACAAGAAACTTTGGCAGATGCTTCGGTACAATTAACTGTATTAGAttcgtgtaaaaaaagaagaaaacctaaaaa aggTAGTTTGTTGGAAAAATTACAATCAACGATTAATAGACAAGTATCGTTTGTACGTATATGGAGACatcaattaaaacaaacaatacAACAAAATACTCCTATGCCATGTATTACTGTTTATGTGCAAACATGCATAACTCGTTTTGGTAGACAATTCTTGAATGGATTTGTGGTCGAAGATCCATTGGATTTATTTTCgcacaaaaaagaaaacaattccgttaaatttataaagatcatGACGATTCCCGAAATAGTAG GTATAATAATGTCGATAGCTCAAGATCGACCTGAACTTTACGAAGAAGTGAAACTTTATAAGAAtgcaagagaaagagaaaagcatGACAATCAAGCTGATCTATACGCAGTTGTGAATACATTGCAGCATTTAGAGAAAGCTTACATCAGAGATTGTGTGACTCCAAAAGAATACACGGCTGCTTGTAGCAAATTATTGGTACAATATAGAGCAGCTTTCAAAcag GTACAAAGCGATCAATTTCCTACAATAGATGCATTTGCTAGAGCATTTCGATTAGATTGCCCAGCAGCGCTCGAGAGGATCAAGGAAGACAGACCGATCACTATAAAGGATGACAAAGGCAATACATCTAAATGCATCGCGGATATCGTTTCTTTGTTCATTACGTTAATGGATAAATTACGATTAGAAATCAAAGCGATGGATCAGTTACATCCAGATTTAAGAGATCTAGTGGACACTATGAATCGATTGAGTATATTGCCAAGCGATttcgatggaaaagaaaaagttgccGAATGGTTACAAACTTTGAATAATATGTCCGCTTCCGATGAATTATCCGATAATCAAGTCAGGCAATTGATTTTCGATTTAGAAACATCTTATaatgcatttaataaaattcttcataaTTCTTCGTAA